One Sneathiella sp. P13V-1 genomic region harbors:
- a CDS encoding branched-chain amino acid ABC transporter permease yields MTDMNFANLNDTHRFLIFAAVILLMPLWMIPLGGSYPDLLQKFAIYGIFAIGFNILFGLTGYLSFGHAAFLGVGSYAAVWSFKLFTMNALPAIFFGVLFAGLLAFIIGFLSLRRSGIYFSILTLAFAQMSYNLAYSVLTPVTNGETGLQLSQQDPRIIDSLFIEAGAGLPSTNLFGIKMSGFEGFYFCAVVLIICFYISMRIFRSPFGLMLRGIKSNQNRMMYTGLNTRPYMLTAFVISGMYAGLAGSLLAVTDPLAGAERMQWTASGEVVLMTILGGVGTLAGPMLGAGLIKYFENIFSAFNNQTLAEIFSFLPDAVADVIVPIIGLFVGSGWHLTLGLLFVVIVIFLPGGIVEGMSRLGNLLKRKEEDKDIGGSVSPQDQPGE; encoded by the coding sequence ATGACTGATATGAATTTCGCTAATTTAAACGACACTCATCGGTTTTTGATTTTTGCCGCTGTCATTCTGTTGATGCCTCTTTGGATGATTCCATTGGGCGGTAGCTATCCTGACCTTCTGCAAAAATTCGCTATCTACGGTATTTTTGCAATTGGATTTAATATTCTCTTTGGCCTGACAGGATACCTGTCATTTGGACATGCCGCATTTTTGGGTGTGGGTTCATACGCAGCGGTTTGGTCCTTCAAACTTTTCACCATGAATGCGCTACCTGCCATTTTCTTCGGTGTTCTATTTGCTGGACTGCTGGCTTTTATCATTGGCTTCCTGTCTCTTCGCAGGAGTGGTATTTACTTCTCTATCCTGACACTCGCGTTTGCGCAGATGTCCTATAACTTGGCCTACTCAGTGCTGACACCTGTTACAAATGGTGAAACTGGGCTGCAGTTGTCTCAGCAGGACCCACGGATCATCGATAGCCTGTTCATTGAAGCCGGCGCGGGTCTGCCTTCCACAAATCTGTTCGGTATTAAGATGAGTGGTTTCGAAGGTTTCTATTTCTGTGCTGTTGTTTTGATCATTTGTTTCTATATTTCCATGCGGATCTTTAGATCTCCGTTCGGTTTGATGCTTCGTGGTATCAAATCCAATCAGAACCGTATGATGTATACGGGCCTTAATACGCGCCCTTACATGCTCACAGCTTTTGTGATCTCAGGCATGTATGCGGGTCTTGCAGGATCTCTTCTTGCTGTTACTGATCCGCTTGCAGGTGCGGAACGCATGCAGTGGACGGCATCTGGTGAGGTTGTTCTGATGACAATCCTTGGCGGTGTTGGAACACTTGCTGGTCCTATGTTGGGTGCAGGTCTGATCAAATATTTTGAAAATATCTTCTCAGCCTTCAATAATCAGACACTGGCAGAGATTTTCTCATTCCTTCCAGATGCGGTAGCTGATGTCATTGTTCCAATAATTGGCCTGTTCGTAGGTAGTGGTTGGCATCTGACATTGGGTCTTCTGTTTGTTGTGATCGTGATCTTCCTACCGGGCGGTATCGTTGAAGGTATGTCGCGTCTCGGTAATCTGCTGAAACGTAAAGAAGAAGACAAAGATATTGGTGGGTCTGTCTCCCCACAAGATCAACCAGGTGAATAA
- a CDS encoding branched-chain amino acid ABC transporter permease, whose translation MDAIFLQILNGLDKGAAYALIALGLTLVFGTLGIVNFAHGALFMLGAFCAVSFNKLLMLSTKVEDTSVTLFKAYKEQPYLEIWFPDAGPVILDYAVPISILMAIPVMILLGYAMERGLIKYFYKRPHAEQILVTFGLAIVIQEIIKAVFGANPIPQSAPDIVSGSANVGAWLGLGESVVYPWWRIIYLLFSGLVIFAVFSFLQFTTYGMVVRAGMRDRETVGLLGINIQRRFTIVFAMATVVAGLAGVMYTPILPPDYHMGMDFLVLSFVVVVVGGMGSLGGAVLAGFLLGIVQSFASMTEVKAIIPGIDQVIIYLVAVIILLVLPRGLMGRAGVMDD comes from the coding sequence ATGGATGCAATCTTTCTGCAAATACTGAACGGTCTGGACAAGGGAGCCGCCTATGCGTTGATCGCGCTTGGGCTGACACTTGTTTTTGGTACCCTTGGTATTGTGAACTTCGCGCATGGCGCCCTGTTTATGTTAGGGGCGTTTTGTGCCGTTTCCTTCAACAAGTTACTGATGCTCTCCACCAAAGTGGAAGATACAAGCGTTACTTTGTTCAAGGCCTATAAAGAACAGCCTTATCTTGAAATCTGGTTCCCTGATGCGGGGCCGGTCATTCTGGATTATGCCGTTCCAATTTCCATTCTCATGGCAATACCTGTGATGATTTTGCTGGGCTATGCCATGGAGCGTGGACTTATCAAGTATTTCTACAAGCGCCCACATGCGGAACAGATTCTTGTGACATTTGGTCTGGCGATTGTGATTCAAGAAATTATCAAGGCAGTGTTTGGTGCGAACCCAATCCCGCAAAGTGCCCCTGACATTGTGTCAGGTAGTGCCAATGTCGGTGCCTGGCTTGGGCTTGGTGAAAGTGTTGTCTACCCTTGGTGGCGTATTATTTACCTACTGTTCTCTGGGTTGGTTATTTTCGCAGTATTTTCGTTCCTGCAATTCACCACCTATGGCATGGTTGTTCGTGCAGGGATGCGGGATCGTGAAACCGTTGGTCTTTTAGGAATTAATATTCAGCGTCGTTTCACCATTGTATTTGCCATGGCGACAGTGGTCGCGGGTCTTGCTGGTGTGATGTACACTCCAATTCTTCCACCTGATTATCATATGGGTATGGACTTCCTCGTGCTTTCCTTCGTTGTTGTTGTTGTGGGGGGGATGGGCTCTCTCGGCGGGGCGGTACTTGCCGGCTTCCTTCTGGGTATCGTGCAATCCTTCGCGTCCATGACAGAGGTGAAAGCCATCATACCAGGTATTGACCAGGTCATTATCTATCTGGTTGCTGTAATTATTCTACTTGTGTTGCCTCGTGGTCTGATGGGCCGTGCAGGCGTGATGGATGACTGA
- a CDS encoding substrate-binding protein, whose protein sequence is MTKDSKFDFSRRGLLKAGAATGLVASSPAFFMRNAWAEEFRNNPGNASEIKFGFNVPQTGPYSEEGKDELRAFKLAVKHLNGEGDGGMLNTFKPSMLKGNGVLGKKVTYATGDTQTKSDAARSSAKRLIEKENVLMISGGSSSGVAVAVQSLCQEEGVIFMAGLTHSNDTTGKDKRRYGFRHFFNAYMSGRALGPVLEKEYGKERRAYHLTADYNWGWTQEESIKNTTEELGWETVSTVRTPVGAGDFSQYITPVLNSGADVLILNHYGKDMINSLSQAVQFGLREKQVNGKNFEIVVPLFSRLMAQGAGEAIKGILGTTNWNWSLQDAGSQAFVKSFGAEYGAPPSMAAHTCYVQTLLYANACEMAGTFYPPEVIKSLEGFEFDGMGNGPTLYRAEDHQCFKDVLVVRGNDNPTSQFDLLKVVEQTPRAQVEYDWKIFGGELGPYKV, encoded by the coding sequence ATGACTAAAGACAGCAAGTTCGACTTTTCACGCCGGGGTCTGCTCAAAGCAGGAGCGGCGACAGGTTTAGTGGCGTCATCCCCAGCATTCTTCATGAGAAATGCATGGGCTGAAGAGTTCCGGAACAATCCAGGAAATGCTTCAGAAATCAAATTCGGCTTTAACGTGCCGCAAACAGGTCCTTACTCTGAAGAGGGTAAAGATGAGTTGCGTGCCTTTAAACTGGCCGTGAAGCACCTGAACGGTGAAGGTGACGGCGGAATGCTCAACACTTTCAAGCCTTCAATGCTGAAAGGCAATGGTGTTCTGGGTAAGAAAGTCACTTATGCAACAGGTGACACACAGACCAAATCAGATGCCGCACGTTCTTCTGCGAAGCGTTTGATTGAAAAAGAAAATGTATTGATGATCTCCGGCGGTTCTTCCTCCGGTGTGGCTGTGGCCGTTCAGTCTCTCTGCCAAGAAGAAGGTGTTATCTTTATGGCGGGTCTGACGCACTCCAACGATACTACAGGTAAAGACAAACGCCGTTATGGCTTCCGTCACTTCTTCAATGCCTACATGTCCGGTCGTGCCCTGGGCCCTGTGCTTGAAAAAGAATATGGCAAGGAACGCCGTGCTTACCACCTCACAGCCGACTATAACTGGGGTTGGACACAGGAAGAATCCATTAAAAACACCACTGAAGAGCTGGGCTGGGAAACAGTTTCCACAGTTCGTACACCAGTTGGTGCCGGTGACTTCTCTCAGTATATCACGCCAGTTCTGAACTCCGGTGCTGATGTCCTGATCCTGAACCACTACGGTAAAGACATGATCAACTCTCTCAGCCAGGCTGTTCAGTTCGGTCTACGTGAGAAGCAGGTCAATGGCAAAAACTTTGAAATCGTTGTACCGCTGTTCTCTCGTCTTATGGCGCAGGGTGCTGGTGAAGCGATTAAAGGTATCCTTGGTACAACAAACTGGAACTGGTCCTTGCAGGATGCAGGCTCCCAGGCTTTTGTTAAGTCATTTGGTGCGGAATATGGTGCACCACCTTCAATGGCTGCCCACACTTGTTACGTACAGACACTGCTTTATGCAAATGCCTGTGAAATGGCAGGTACATTCTATCCGCCAGAAGTTATTAAGTCCCTTGAAGGGTTTGAGTTCGACGGTATGGGCAACGGTCCTACCCTCTATCGTGCAGAAGATCACCAGTGCTTCAAAGATGTTCTGGTTGTGCGCGGTAACGACAACCCAACAAGTCAGTTCGACCTCTTGAAAGTGGTAGAGCAGACTCCTCGGGCGCAAGTGGAGTACGACTGGAAAATCTTTGGCGGGGAACTCGGCCCTTACAAAGTCTAA
- a CDS encoding helix-turn-helix domain-containing protein: MARTPFMGSRLRRLRKDKQLTQTDLAGMLGISTSYLNLIEHDRRDLTVPILLKLSQILNVDPMSFASNQDGQLLAEVTEALHDPLFAEDEYAEDSLSNFTSDQPEFARLLVKLYQSYKLATGDLQMLRERLSQDSLLAESSFRLRTLVTSIFSLTEIMHDNADLDEAERQRFLDIVLKDSTSLTDTVNEMLGFVGGDHLSGKELTPSPFEAVTDFVQANNNYFEDIERAAEEIRHEIGEDSPNLMELSNYLQNCLDVAIEYAPQEHSDHEITLYDDKRRKLTLSKALPPSTVKFHMALLIGQLKFTSLFDDLIKGRQELVTDQAQTKARDALTNYFAGACLFPYDLFHEAAERVRYDIEVLQQQFGASYEQICHRLTTLQKPEKSGIPFHLIRSDVAGNISKRFSASGLRIPRYGTACPRWVVHAALMTPNSICTQISELPDGSQFFAIAKTVTKPSMGYNQPKRHYAISLGCALNQAHRLVYADNINLTNPKSVMPVGITCRLCDRENCGHRAAPTPSQNRSQNKGPRNISPGIGDW, from the coding sequence ATGGCCAGAACACCGTTTATGGGATCCCGGTTGAGGCGGTTACGCAAAGACAAGCAATTAACCCAGACAGATCTGGCCGGAATGCTGGGCATATCCACCAGCTACCTCAATTTAATTGAGCATGACAGACGTGATTTGACTGTCCCCATTCTATTGAAACTCAGTCAGATTCTTAACGTAGATCCCATGTCTTTTGCATCGAATCAGGACGGGCAACTTCTGGCGGAAGTCACCGAAGCCTTGCATGATCCTCTTTTCGCCGAAGACGAATATGCGGAAGATTCACTCTCCAATTTCACATCTGACCAACCCGAATTTGCCCGCCTGCTTGTAAAACTGTATCAATCTTACAAACTGGCGACGGGTGATCTGCAAATGCTTCGCGAGAGGCTTTCTCAGGATTCTTTGCTGGCGGAATCCTCTTTCCGCCTAAGAACCCTCGTGACGTCCATATTCTCTTTAACGGAAATTATGCACGATAACGCTGACCTTGATGAAGCGGAACGCCAACGGTTCTTGGATATCGTTTTAAAAGACAGCACATCTCTGACTGACACGGTCAATGAAATGCTCGGCTTTGTTGGGGGGGATCATTTGTCGGGAAAAGAACTAACCCCCTCCCCTTTTGAGGCTGTCACTGATTTTGTTCAGGCCAACAACAACTATTTTGAAGACATTGAACGCGCCGCTGAAGAAATACGTCATGAAATAGGTGAAGACAGCCCAAACCTGATGGAGCTCAGCAACTATCTTCAAAACTGCCTTGATGTTGCAATCGAATATGCTCCGCAAGAACATAGCGATCATGAAATCACACTCTATGATGACAAAAGACGCAAGCTCACTTTGTCAAAAGCCCTCCCCCCCTCAACAGTGAAATTCCATATGGCCCTGCTTATTGGTCAACTAAAATTCACCTCTCTTTTTGACGACCTAATTAAAGGCAGACAAGAACTTGTAACAGATCAGGCGCAAACCAAAGCTCGGGATGCGTTGACCAACTATTTTGCCGGAGCGTGCCTGTTCCCTTATGACCTTTTCCATGAAGCGGCAGAACGTGTCCGCTATGACATTGAAGTTCTGCAACAGCAGTTTGGTGCAAGTTATGAGCAAATATGCCACCGCCTAACCACACTTCAAAAACCGGAAAAAAGTGGGATCCCTTTCCACCTCATCAGAAGCGATGTGGCAGGAAATATCTCCAAGAGATTTAGCGCATCGGGCCTTCGCATTCCACGCTATGGTACTGCCTGCCCAAGATGGGTTGTCCATGCAGCACTGATGACCCCAAATTCGATTTGCACGCAGATCTCCGAGTTACCTGACGGATCACAGTTTTTTGCGATTGCCAAAACCGTCACTAAACCCAGCATGGGGTACAACCAACCGAAACGACACTACGCCATCAGCCTTGGCTGTGCGCTAAATCAGGCCCACAGGTTGGTTTACGCGGACAACATAAATCTGACCAACCCGAAAAGCGTGATGCCTGTTGGCATAACATGCCGATTATGTGATCGGGAAAACTGTGGTCATCGCGCGGCTCCGACCCCTTCCCAGAACAGAAGCCAGAACAAGGGACCACGGAACATCTCTCCGGGGATTGGAGATTGGTAA